In Candidatus Rokuibacteriota bacterium, a single window of DNA contains:
- a CDS encoding transposase gives MPKARQAYVRAALRRAYQAAGAAAARRQLTALATWLERNGHADAAARVREGLEDTLTVLKLGLPPTRRRFFATTNCIENLIGTLRHVTRNITRWRDGDMRRRWLGLGLLRAAERFRRIKRHHELGALVTALEAATAAARAA, from the coding sequence GTGCCGAAGGCCCGGCAGGCCTACGTCCGGGCCGCCCTGCGCCGGGCGTATCAGGCGGCCGGCGCGGCGGCGGCACGCCGGCAGCTGACGGCGCTCGCGACCTGGCTGGAGCGCAACGGCCACGCCGACGCCGCGGCGCGTGTGCGCGAAGGGCTGGAGGACACGCTCACGGTGCTGAAGCTGGGGCTGCCGCCGACGCGGCGCCGCTTCTTCGCCACGACGAACTGCATCGAGAATCTCATCGGGACGCTGCGCCACGTCACGCGGAACATCACGCGCTGGCGCGACGGTGACATGCGACGGCGGTGGCTCGGGCTCGGCCTGCTGCGCGCCGCCGAGCGCTTCCGGCGCATCAAGCGGCATCACGAGCTCGGCGCGCTCGTGACCGCGCTCGAGGCCGCCACGGCCGCGGCACGTGCCGCATGA
- a CDS encoding YceI family protein — MCVRASAVFKTMSLAAVAGVLLAAGAAEAEPARFRIQPEASDVGFKATSRLMDADGKFSRLTGEVTLDPKDPATAMITLTIESASIDTGIGMRDKHLRSADFLDVARFPTMTFESQRVEVMGRRATVTGQLTLHGVTREIVVPVDVRFSESALVATGEFQLNRRDYGINYSSFLNPIGNAVHVTFTFRARAS, encoded by the coding sequence ATGTGTGTCAGGGCGTCCGCCGTCTTCAAAACGATGTCGCTTGCCGCCGTGGCGGGAGTCCTTCTGGCAGCCGGCGCCGCCGAGGCCGAGCCCGCGCGCTTCCGCATCCAGCCCGAGGCCAGCGACGTGGGCTTCAAGGCGACGTCGCGGCTGATGGATGCGGACGGGAAGTTCTCGCGCTTGACGGGCGAGGTGACGCTGGATCCCAAGGACCCCGCGACGGCCATGATCACTCTGACGATCGAGTCCGCCTCCATCGACACGGGCATCGGCATGCGGGACAAGCATCTGCGCAGTGCGGATTTTCTCGACGTGGCGCGCTTCCCCACGATGACCTTCGAGAGCCAGCGGGTGGAGGTGATGGGGCGCCGAGCCACGGTGACCGGCCAGCTCACGCTGCACGGGGTGACGCGGGAGATCGTGGTGCCGGTGGACGTCCGGTTCTCCGAGAGCGCGCTGGTGGCCACCGGTGAGTTCCAGCTCAACCGCCGCGACTACGGCATCAACTACTCGTCGTTCTTGAACCCCATCGGCAACGCCGTCCACGTGACCTTCACGTTCCGCGCCCGGGCGTCCTGA